The following are from one region of the Armigeres subalbatus isolate Guangzhou_Male unplaced genomic scaffold, GZ_Asu_2 Contig1644, whole genome shotgun sequence genome:
- the LOC134203087 gene encoding ecdysone-induced protein 75B-like, with amino-acid sequence MKTSHFQSNFDFSGRPPAVVSPPPSSSSPASSSLLVHQQQGQQTQPEPELPIGQQSSSFCSSPQIDQRPIREEHFDPSGRSGGLHQQHPQRHRTGSSGGGGGDSAQHLQQQQQSNDDASNTGEGYLPKIGEIVAVSSSSSPPPPPPLSRRENQFLSAAVAGPIPTPLQKEQHPTSRVVSCYQDLQYFPGDSAAISVRQQQPHHLYGKQSAVQTGHDDPVLVARKQFESPAPGPRVVYHQRRQNIYPGEEEEPTADQAAPPPAVVRSSAVVIDGGHTLLAGPTVIHETSSSSSSSSLRHDGGLSSHRQNHSHHQSKAAQSTAAVAIDSTSHEILQRHSQPQQLSRRLEATTSSDYNNRSHQQQQAENSSNSSVGSGHIKYPAPPPPPQKTTAVAAAASTKRKRETGN; translated from the exons ATGAAAACGTCGCATTTCCAATCGAACTTCGACTTTTCCGGTCGGCCACCTGCAGTAGTTTCTCCGCCGCCGTCGTCGTCTTCGCCTGCGTCGTCGTCCTTGCTGGTCCACCAGCAGCAGGGGCAGCAAACTCAACCGGAACCGGAACTACCGATCGGGCAGCAATCTTCGTCGTTCTGTTCGTCACCACAAATTGACCAACGTCCGATCCGCGAAGAACATTTCGATCCAAGTGGAAGAAGCGGCGGTCTACATCAACAACATCCACAACGCCACCGAACTGGTTctagtggtggtggtggtggcgaTAGTGCCCAGCACCTGCAGCAACAGCAACAAAGTAACGACGACGCCAGCAACACCGGCGAAGGTTATTTGCCAAAAATCGGGGAGATTGTTGCCGTGTCATCATCGAGCTCTCCTCCTCCGCCGCCGCCTCTATCCCGACGGGAGAATCAATTCCTGTCGGCTGCCGTAGCGGGTCCGATACCAACACCACTACAGAAAGAACAACACCCGACGTCGAGAGTGGTTAGCTGCTATCAAG ATCTGCAGTATTTCCCCGGTGACAGCGCTGCCATTAGTGTTCGGCAACAACAGCCTCACCATCTGTACGGGAAGCAGTCCGCGGTCCAAACCGGCCACGACGATCCGGTTCTAGTAGCGAGAAAACAGTTCGAAAGCCCAGCTCCGGGCCCGAGAGTGGTGTACCATCAACGACGCCAGAACATCTATCCTGGCGAAGAAGAAGAACCTACTGCAGATCAAGCAGCCCCTCCGCCAGCAGTCGTCCGATCGAGTGCGGTTGTTATTGACGGTGGACACACGTTGCTGGCCGGCCCGACTGTCATCCACGAAACgtcatcttcatcatcatcatcgtcgttgcGCCATGATGGTGGATTGAGTTCTCATCGACAGAACCATTCGCACCACCAATCGAAAGCGGCGCAATCAACAGCGGCGGTTGCCATCGATAGCACCAGCCACGAAATTTTGCAACGCCACAGTCAGCCTCAGCAGCTAAGTCGACGATTGGAGGCCACAACAAGCTCCGATTATAATAACCGGAGCCATCAGCAGCAACAGGCTGAAAATAGCAGCAACAGTAGTGTTGGTAGTGGTCATATAAAATATCCAGCGCCGCCGCCGCCTCCACAAAAGACAACAGCAGTAGCAGCGGCAGCATCGACCAAACGCAAGAGAGAAACAGGTAATTAG